Proteins from a single region of Nitrososphaerota archaeon:
- a CDS encoding pyroglutamyl-peptidase I — MRVLLTGFRPVPGRRSPSMELVSEFERTGEAVGAELVEDFPTISTQVDGALLKWRPDVAISLAWDLPGWVKVEKIAVNVMSSFVGDRVTPDHAGHAPSGAPVVPGGPLAYPSTLPADDVVAAIREAGIPAFPSYEAGTHVRNAALYSLLHWTSVRGGGCLVGQLHLPPLPGMFGAGGPSMSLEDEARAVRASIGACKRATAGVGT; from the coding sequence GTGCGCGTCCTCCTGACCGGTTTCAGGCCCGTCCCTGGCAGAAGGAGCCCGTCGATGGAGCTGGTGTCAGAGTTCGAAAGGACAGGCGAAGCCGTCGGGGCCGAGCTGGTCGAGGACTTCCCGACGATCTCTACGCAGGTCGACGGCGCGCTGCTGAAGTGGCGCCCTGACGTGGCCATCTCGCTGGCGTGGGACCTCCCCGGCTGGGTCAAGGTCGAAAAGATAGCGGTGAACGTCATGAGCTCCTTCGTCGGGGACAGGGTGACGCCTGACCACGCGGGGCACGCCCCCTCGGGGGCTCCGGTCGTCCCCGGGGGCCCGCTCGCCTACCCCTCGACCCTTCCCGCAGACGACGTGGTCGCGGCCATCAGGGAGGCAGGCATCCCCGCCTTCCCCTCCTATGAGGCGGGGACCCACGTGAGGAACGCCGCGCTGTACTCGCTCCTCCACTGGACCTCCGTCAGGGGGGGAGGGTGTCTGGTGGGGCAGCTCCACCTCCCTCCGCTCCCGGGGATGTTCGGCGCGGGCGGACCCAGCATGAGCCTCGAGGACGAGGCGCGGGCCGTCCGGGCTTCGATAGGGGCCTGCAAGAGGGCGACGGCCGGCGTGGGGACCTAG
- a CDS encoding type II secretion system F family protein, protein MKEGSAKLGFWGTSYVLYAPYTRTFERFFADTRKDLAMSGMRVTFRAYVAGALFLSTISGVAGALAGFSWAFYAGMRLSFVLLLPAGSGGLAFAGCLAMFYFYPSSRAHSRGQKLDAELPYAAGHMSVLSTAGVTPERIFEVLAREEKGGVVSEESSMIVRDMAAMGMDLSQAVDAEIKRSPSDTFGEFLEGFRSASVTGNDLNAYLQRAASNMMLNKRLQAKAVGENVGMVAEIYTITLVVAPLLLLIMFSVMGAIVGTIGGLNIVTMMYLIAYVFVPVGGLFTLIMADQTVRKEVD, encoded by the coding sequence ATGAAAGAGGGCTCCGCGAAGCTGGGGTTCTGGGGGACGTCCTACGTCCTATACGCCCCCTACACCAGGACGTTCGAGCGCTTCTTCGCGGACACCAGGAAGGACCTGGCCATGAGCGGGATGAGGGTCACCTTCCGCGCCTACGTGGCCGGCGCGCTCTTCCTGTCGACCATCTCCGGGGTCGCCGGCGCGCTCGCAGGGTTCAGCTGGGCGTTCTACGCGGGGATGAGGCTGAGCTTCGTCCTCCTCCTCCCGGCGGGGTCGGGGGGGCTGGCCTTCGCGGGGTGCCTCGCCATGTTCTACTTCTACCCGAGCTCCAGGGCCCACTCCAGGGGGCAGAAGCTCGACGCCGAGCTCCCCTACGCCGCCGGGCATATGTCTGTCCTCTCGACCGCGGGGGTCACCCCTGAGAGGATCTTCGAGGTCCTCGCCAGGGAGGAGAAGGGAGGGGTGGTCTCCGAGGAGTCGAGCATGATAGTCAGGGACATGGCCGCCATGGGGATGGACCTGTCGCAGGCCGTGGACGCCGAGATCAAGCGCTCCCCTTCTGACACCTTCGGGGAGTTCCTCGAAGGGTTCAGGTCGGCCTCGGTCACCGGGAACGACCTCAACGCCTACCTGCAGAGGGCGGCGTCGAACATGATGCTGAACAAGCGGCTCCAGGCGAAGGCGGTGGGGGAGAACGTGGGGATGGTGGCGGAGATCTACACCATCACGCTGGTGGTGGCGCCCCTCCTGCTGCTCATCATGTTCTCCGTGATGGGGGCGATCGTCGGGACCATCGGGGGGCTGAACATCGTGACGATGATGTACCTCATCGCCTACGTGTTCGTCCCCGTGGGGGGCCTCTTCACCCTGATAATGGCGGACCAGACGGTCAGGAAGGAGGTGGACTGA
- the pyrB gene encoding aspartate carbamoyltransferase encodes MKGRDLVAITDFSRGEIERVFQVADGMKRFTKTGTDLLKRRVICTMFFEPSTRTRLSFETAMIRLGGSAVGFADPSSARVVTGESLADTIRMGSSYSNVIVLRHKIEGAAKLAAEVSDVPVLNGGDGSHHHPTQTLTDLYTISREVGGVDGVKMALLGDLRQTRSAMSLAIALTMFKNVELFLVSPPALRMRKEVLDQLDGARVKYTQLERVDDVLGELDVLYVNRLQKERFADPAEYERLKGSYFITRKMLEGARGKMIVMHHLPRIDDIPLDIDSTRHARYFQQAANGLPVRMALLSEVVE; translated from the coding sequence TTGAAGGGGAGGGACCTCGTGGCCATCACCGACTTCTCTCGCGGCGAGATCGAAAGGGTGTTCCAGGTCGCGGACGGGATGAAGAGGTTCACGAAGACAGGCACCGACCTCCTGAAGAGGCGCGTCATCTGCACCATGTTCTTCGAGCCCAGCACCCGGACCAGGCTGAGCTTCGAGACCGCCATGATCAGGCTGGGAGGGTCCGCCGTCGGCTTCGCCGACCCGTCCAGCGCCAGGGTGGTGACGGGGGAGTCCCTGGCGGACACCATCAGGATGGGGTCGAGCTACTCCAACGTGATAGTCCTGAGGCACAAGATAGAAGGGGCCGCGAAGCTCGCCGCCGAGGTGTCCGACGTCCCCGTCCTCAACGGCGGCGACGGCTCACACCACCACCCGACGCAGACGCTCACCGACCTGTACACCATCAGCAGGGAGGTGGGAGGGGTGGACGGCGTGAAGATGGCGCTTCTGGGCGACCTCAGGCAGACCAGGTCCGCGATGTCGCTGGCCATAGCGCTGACCATGTTCAAGAACGTCGAGCTCTTCCTCGTGAGCCCCCCTGCGCTGAGGATGAGGAAGGAGGTCCTGGACCAGCTCGACGGCGCCCGCGTGAAGTACACCCAGCTGGAGCGCGTGGACGACGTCCTGGGGGAGCTGGACGTCCTGTACGTCAACAGGCTGCAGAAGGAGAGGTTCGCGGACCCGGCGGAGTACGAGAGGCTCAAGGGGAGCTACTTCATCACGAGGAAGATGCTCGAGGGCGCCCGCGGCAAGATGATAGTGATGCACCACCTCCCCAGGATCGACGACATCCCGCTCGACATCGACTCCACCCGCCACGCCCGGTACTTCCAGCAGGCGGCGAACGGGCTCCCGGTCAGGATGGCGCTCTTGTCCGAGGTGGTGGAGTGA
- the allB gene encoding allantoinase AllB — protein sequence MPAFDLVVRNGLVVRASGPFEADVYVSDGKVAAVSRSASASRQAGRAVDARGALVLPGLIDSHVHFRDPGMTQKEDFVTGSRGAAAGGVTAVFDMPTTLPVVTDVARFRQKAAALEGRSFVDYGLYAAAGPGNLGQLGPLASAGAVAFKTYAVAPPPEREGEYEGAFVRDSGELLQVMDAVSKTGLVHCLHAEDNGAVRFLSGKMKGEGRRDPMAHYDSRPNFTEVVSVYEAVAFAEATGARLHVLHMSTGEAVAVVAGAKKRGAAVTGETCPHYLWFTKEALLKFGPYAKYNPPPRTRRDVDALWRGIREGVVDTVVSDHAPHSEEEKKVGFEDILRAPAGTPGVELRLPFMLTNAERRGLSVADVVRTTSTAVARIFGVGGAKGDVKKGLDADLVLVDRKKEWTVKAEELQTKARKMVLFDGLRMKGRVRATILRGETVYEDGVGFTGPGGSMMRGPRARGPS from the coding sequence GTGCCCGCGTTCGACCTGGTCGTCCGGAACGGCCTTGTGGTGAGGGCGAGCGGCCCCTTCGAGGCCGACGTGTACGTGTCCGACGGAAAGGTCGCCGCGGTCTCGAGGTCGGCCTCTGCGTCCAGGCAGGCAGGCAGGGCCGTGGACGCGAGGGGGGCGCTGGTCCTCCCCGGCCTGATAGACTCTCACGTCCATTTCCGCGACCCGGGGATGACCCAGAAGGAAGACTTCGTGACCGGGAGCAGGGGGGCGGCGGCCGGGGGCGTCACCGCGGTCTTCGACATGCCGACCACCCTCCCGGTGGTGACCGACGTCGCGAGGTTCCGGCAGAAGGCGGCGGCGCTGGAAGGGAGGTCATTCGTCGACTACGGCCTCTACGCGGCCGCGGGGCCGGGGAACCTCGGACAGCTGGGGCCGCTGGCCTCGGCCGGCGCTGTGGCGTTCAAGACCTACGCCGTCGCCCCTCCCCCCGAGCGGGAGGGGGAGTACGAGGGCGCGTTCGTCAGGGACTCTGGGGAGCTGCTGCAGGTGATGGACGCGGTCTCGAAGACGGGGCTCGTCCACTGCCTCCACGCGGAGGACAACGGGGCGGTGCGCTTCCTCTCAGGCAAGATGAAAGGGGAAGGGAGGAGGGACCCGATGGCCCACTACGACTCGAGGCCGAACTTCACCGAGGTGGTCTCCGTCTACGAGGCCGTGGCCTTCGCCGAGGCGACGGGGGCCAGGCTGCACGTGCTGCACATGAGCACCGGCGAGGCCGTGGCCGTGGTCGCGGGCGCGAAGAAAAGGGGGGCCGCGGTGACAGGTGAGACGTGCCCCCACTACCTCTGGTTCACGAAGGAGGCGCTCCTGAAGTTCGGGCCCTACGCGAAGTACAACCCTCCGCCGAGGACCAGGCGCGACGTCGACGCCCTGTGGAGGGGGATAAGGGAAGGGGTCGTCGACACTGTGGTCTCGGACCACGCGCCTCACTCGGAGGAGGAGAAGAAGGTGGGGTTCGAGGACATCCTGAGGGCTCCGGCCGGGACCCCGGGGGTCGAGCTGAGGCTCCCGTTCATGCTCACCAACGCGGAGCGCCGCGGCCTCTCCGTCGCCGACGTGGTGAGGACGACGTCGACGGCCGTCGCGCGCATCTTCGGCGTCGGGGGGGCGAAGGGGGACGTGAAGAAGGGGCTCGACGCGGACCTCGTCCTGGTCGACAGGAAGAAGGAGTGGACCGTGAAGGCCGAGGAGCTGCAGACCAAGGCCCGGAAGATGGTCCTCTTCGACGGGCTCAGGATGAAGGGGAGGGTCAGGGCCACCATCCTCAGGGGGGAGACCGTCTACGAGGACGGCGTCGGCTTCACGGGACCGGGCGGCTCCATGATGCGGGGGCCGAGGGCCCGGGGACCGAGCTGA
- a CDS encoding polysaccharide deacetylase → MSLVLPKGKKAAVCVSFDMDAWSIMLRMRAVGLMGSGNYGPINFSRGEFGIVTGMPRILNLLDKYGIKATFFVPGVIADTYPDLIKSMHAKGHEIAHHGYFHECPASLNEKQEREMWEKGIDAIKRATGERPYGYRVPFEIPAANELSPVSIKLMIEYGFKYISQHMGPHDFHASKVRDGDVYHFDKPPTFGKEVNLLNIPVNELIMDDLAYFLGVNSFYPRLEAPSNVFENWKEEFDYMYDNEKDGFYMFVLHPESTGRAHHLMLVERTLQYIQTRPDIWFARAIDLANCWKD, encoded by the coding sequence ATGTCGCTGGTACTTCCGAAGGGCAAGAAGGCGGCCGTCTGCGTTTCTTTCGACATGGACGCCTGGTCCATAATGCTCCGGATGAGGGCGGTGGGGCTCATGGGCTCGGGGAACTACGGGCCCATCAACTTCTCGAGGGGGGAGTTCGGCATCGTCACGGGCATGCCTAGGATCCTGAACCTGCTCGACAAGTACGGCATAAAGGCCACCTTCTTCGTCCCGGGGGTCATCGCAGACACCTACCCTGACCTGATAAAGTCGATGCACGCGAAGGGGCATGAGATAGCCCACCACGGGTACTTCCACGAGTGCCCGGCCTCCCTGAACGAGAAGCAGGAGAGGGAGATGTGGGAGAAGGGGATAGACGCGATAAAGAGGGCAACGGGCGAAAGGCCCTACGGCTACCGGGTGCCGTTCGAGATCCCCGCCGCCAACGAGCTGAGCCCTGTCAGCATCAAGCTGATGATCGAGTACGGGTTCAAGTACATCTCGCAGCACATGGGCCCGCACGACTTCCACGCCTCGAAGGTCAGGGACGGGGACGTGTACCACTTCGACAAGCCGCCGACCTTCGGAAAGGAGGTCAACCTGCTCAACATCCCGGTCAACGAGCTGATAATGGACGACCTCGCCTACTTCCTGGGGGTCAACTCGTTCTACCCGAGGCTGGAGGCGCCGTCGAACGTCTTCGAGAACTGGAAGGAGGAGTTCGACTACATGTACGACAACGAGAAGGACGGGTTCTACATGTTCGTCCTCCACCCCGAGAGCACCGGGAGGGCCCATCACCTGATGCTGGTCGAGCGGACCCTGCAGTACATCCAGACCAGGCCCGACATCTGGTTCGCCAGGGCGATCGATCTGGCGAACTGCTGGAAGGACTGA
- a CDS encoding type II/IV secretion system ATPase subunit codes for MRSAKPATPPPAAAPVKGIQRSSINAMLSDSAQNFVEVFPLRTGALNVYGAISKEEGVEGYRYIVIEPELTSQERKQFDQLKELLIEEMDVDLRSIETREKAEAFLSAKVARLADTYGFNIPKPSMRKLQYYFTRDFIHLGKIEPLMLDPLIEDISCDGAKIPIYVWHRDYESIPTNVAFASDQELDTFVSKLAYVSGKHVSLALPIVDASLDDGSRLHLTYGKEITQKGSTFTIRKFKADPFTIVDLVKYGTVNAEVAAYLWYLVEKRLSMLVAGSTACGKTTSLNCFSMFIAPGQKVISIEDTPELSLPQENWIQEVSRSEGGAGEITLFDLVRNALRQRPDVIIVGEVRGKEAFTLFQAISTGHGGMSTIHADSVEAVFNRLTTEPMNIPRSMVGTSLDCVVLQLKLRIGDRSVRRVVSVNEILGYDNRTNEMVMNEVYRWDPVTDRLNATGRSRLVDKINQRYGLRPDEIRRDIESRKIFLEWLASKNYRSYKEVSQYVHEFYANPYAMASRAGAELEGVTR; via the coding sequence ATGAGGTCGGCCAAGCCTGCCACCCCGCCCCCGGCCGCCGCCCCTGTGAAGGGGATCCAGCGGTCCTCCATCAACGCGATGCTCAGCGACTCGGCGCAGAACTTCGTGGAGGTCTTCCCCCTGAGGACCGGGGCCCTCAACGTCTACGGGGCCATATCGAAGGAGGAAGGGGTGGAGGGGTACAGGTACATCGTGATAGAGCCGGAGCTGACCTCCCAGGAGCGGAAGCAGTTCGACCAGCTCAAGGAGCTGCTGATAGAGGAGATGGACGTCGACCTCAGGAGCATAGAGACCCGGGAGAAGGCGGAGGCGTTCCTCTCCGCGAAGGTGGCGAGGCTCGCCGACACCTACGGCTTCAACATACCGAAGCCCAGCATGAGGAAGCTCCAGTACTACTTCACCAGGGACTTCATCCACCTGGGGAAGATCGAGCCCCTGATGCTCGACCCACTGATAGAGGACATCTCGTGCGACGGCGCCAAGATCCCGATCTACGTCTGGCACAGGGACTACGAGTCCATCCCCACCAACGTCGCGTTCGCGTCCGACCAGGAGCTGGACACGTTCGTGTCCAAGCTCGCCTACGTGTCGGGGAAGCACGTCTCGCTCGCGCTCCCCATAGTCGACGCGTCCCTCGACGACGGGAGCAGGCTCCACCTCACCTACGGGAAGGAGATCACCCAGAAGGGGAGCACATTCACCATCAGGAAGTTCAAGGCGGACCCGTTCACAATCGTCGACCTCGTCAAATACGGCACCGTCAACGCCGAGGTCGCGGCATACCTCTGGTATCTCGTGGAGAAGCGGCTCTCCATGCTCGTGGCCGGCTCGACGGCCTGCGGGAAGACCACCTCGCTGAACTGCTTCTCCATGTTCATCGCGCCCGGGCAGAAGGTCATCTCGATCGAGGACACACCGGAGCTCTCTCTGCCCCAGGAGAACTGGATCCAGGAGGTCAGCCGGTCGGAAGGAGGGGCCGGGGAGATCACCCTCTTCGACCTCGTAAGGAACGCTCTCAGGCAGAGGCCGGACGTCATCATAGTGGGGGAGGTCAGGGGGAAGGAGGCGTTCACACTCTTCCAGGCGATCAGCACCGGTCACGGAGGGATGTCGACGATACACGCCGACTCCGTGGAGGCGGTCTTCAACAGGCTCACCACTGAGCCGATGAACATCCCCCGGAGCATGGTGGGGACAAGCCTCGACTGCGTCGTCCTGCAGCTGAAGCTCAGGATAGGGGACAGGTCGGTGAGGCGCGTGGTGAGCGTCAACGAGATCCTGGGGTACGACAACAGGACCAACGAGATGGTCATGAACGAGGTGTACAGGTGGGACCCCGTGACCGACAGGCTCAACGCCACGGGGAGGAGCAGGCTGGTGGACAAGATCAACCAGAGGTACGGGCTCAGGCCCGACGAGATCAGGCGCGACATCGAGTCCAGGAAGATATTCCTCGAGTGGCTGGCGAGCAAGAACTACCGCTCGTACAAGGAGGTCAGCCAGTACGTCCACGAGTTCTACGCGAACCCGTACGCCATGGCCAGCAGGGCCGGGGCCGAGCTGGAGGGTGTGACCAGATGA
- a CDS encoding type II secretion system F family protein — translation MGLRELHEKRTEVYLASAAAAAAAMGSVVALNVYAGVALPFPLLSTLLLVGVAFMAVPGGVDWWFNRWREKVDDALPTFLSDVTSNAKTGFSLTRSLEMAAENDYGPLSKELRRMTAQLSWGIPFEDVIRSELRRLDSRMARRTFGVLLEANRAGGKVEDMLEAIQRHTMELHQIEKEVRGTLKPYTLTTYIAVFIFLGIAIVMLDTFFSGLISTQSTAAGAAVAFAGLQGISLSSIKSAFLQIALVEAVIGGLGAGKLGEASFAAGFKHIVILVVATILAFQVFVR, via the coding sequence GTGGGGCTCCGGGAGCTGCACGAGAAGAGGACGGAGGTCTACCTGGCCTCCGCCGCGGCTGCGGCAGCCGCGATGGGGTCTGTGGTGGCCCTGAACGTCTACGCGGGGGTTGCCCTCCCATTCCCGCTGCTGTCGACGCTCCTCCTCGTGGGGGTGGCTTTCATGGCGGTCCCTGGAGGGGTCGACTGGTGGTTCAACAGGTGGAGGGAGAAGGTGGACGACGCCCTCCCCACGTTCCTCTCCGACGTCACCAGCAACGCGAAGACGGGGTTCAGCCTCACCCGCTCCCTCGAGATGGCCGCGGAAAACGACTACGGCCCCCTCTCCAAGGAGCTGCGGCGGATGACGGCCCAGCTCTCGTGGGGGATACCGTTCGAGGACGTCATCAGGTCGGAGCTGAGGCGGCTTGACTCTCGCATGGCTAGGAGGACCTTCGGGGTCCTTCTGGAGGCCAACAGGGCAGGGGGGAAGGTGGAGGACATGCTGGAGGCGATACAGAGGCACACGATGGAGCTCCACCAGATAGAGAAGGAAGTGAGGGGCACCCTCAAGCCGTACACCCTCACCACGTACATAGCGGTCTTCATCTTCCTCGGCATAGCCATAGTGATGCTTGACACCTTCTTCTCCGGGCTCATCAGCACCCAGAGCACGGCGGCCGGGGCGGCCGTGGCCTTCGCAGGGCTGCAGGGGATCAGCCTCTCGAGCATCAAGAGCGCCTTCCTCCAGATCGCCCTGGTGGAGGCGGTGATAGGGGGGCTGGGCGCAGGGAAGCTCGGCGAAGCTTCTTTCGCGGCCGGGTTCAAGCACATCGTGATACTCGTGGTGGCTACGATACTGGCCTTCCAGGTCTTCGTGAGATGA
- a CDS encoding glycosyltransferase family 39 protein produces MAFQEPSEEPVSRLLLGLFAGSSAAILLLLVLVIIVHALTSAPSLVPVVGVLSVTLAGFAVISIADGICFAWSRYPAHRKAVTFVVAVTLATLLAHAYVMGTPGVSTPGSASGAVGTHFGNSEVSVNSSRVGAQLVVSVQAEAGGSAIANLSILSGGAPLAGGGFVQPPSYSSPLEPGNTATGMWTLGPGETVANVTVDYRSLTCYDSTDQVYGCIMDEVFYVPAAQHMLAGAQCQQGVPRNDPAYCNPEHPPLTKALVAAGMAVFGEYNTVGWRVMPALLGSFSIPLVFGIAWKVSESKKIAALSALLLALDVLFFSQSSAALLDIPPLFFELAAFFVVVAGVKWWKFDRYFFAGVLMGLAGLAKETAIFPLMGLLTYILLFGDGIRLRRVYSVLKVALVVIVVFSVGLQAYDSALASQSYQLFSQQIAYLLSYGASLTGGCPWSCGWTNTVTGGYITPFNWVTYYSPIGYYLVSVTVNPGNLHYVSVGYYGVTNLLETWTIYVWVPLAAYALYRHRRKEKQPSLDQFTAAEGAAPPAAEAPLAAQGTPADLKFAGLALTMFAWTFLPYIALFFAGRVTYPFYIIDAVPFMAMGTAYWLSRKWFPKWLVWVYLAFVFVFFLVYFPDKAFLPVGLRVLLGH; encoded by the coding sequence ATGGCGTTCCAAGAACCGAGCGAGGAGCCTGTATCCCGGCTCCTTCTCGGGTTGTTCGCGGGTTCGTCGGCGGCTATCCTCCTGCTTCTCGTCCTGGTCATCATAGTCCATGCCTTGACGTCGGCTCCCAGCCTGGTCCCCGTGGTCGGGGTCCTGTCTGTGACACTCGCGGGGTTCGCGGTGATCTCGATAGCCGACGGGATTTGCTTCGCCTGGAGCCGGTATCCCGCCCACCGGAAGGCCGTGACATTCGTCGTGGCTGTGACGCTCGCGACCCTCCTGGCGCACGCGTACGTGATGGGGACCCCGGGGGTCTCCACTCCCGGATCGGCGTCGGGCGCCGTGGGGACACACTTCGGGAACAGCGAGGTCTCGGTCAACTCCTCCCGGGTCGGGGCCCAGCTGGTGGTGAGCGTCCAGGCTGAGGCCGGGGGGAGCGCCATCGCGAACCTTTCCATCCTGAGCGGCGGCGCCCCTCTCGCCGGGGGCGGGTTCGTCCAGCCGCCCAGCTACTCTTCGCCGCTGGAGCCTGGGAACACCGCCACTGGAATGTGGACCCTGGGGCCAGGGGAGACTGTCGCCAACGTCACTGTCGACTACCGCTCCCTCACCTGCTACGACTCCACGGACCAGGTGTACGGGTGCATAATGGACGAGGTCTTCTACGTCCCTGCCGCCCAGCACATGCTCGCCGGCGCGCAGTGCCAGCAGGGGGTCCCCAGGAACGACCCGGCGTACTGCAACCCCGAGCACCCGCCCCTCACTAAGGCGCTCGTCGCCGCGGGGATGGCGGTCTTCGGAGAGTACAACACGGTCGGCTGGAGGGTGATGCCCGCCCTCCTGGGGTCGTTCAGCATCCCCCTCGTCTTCGGGATAGCGTGGAAGGTGTCCGAGAGCAAGAAGATAGCGGCGCTGTCCGCCCTCCTGCTCGCCCTCGACGTCCTGTTCTTCTCCCAGTCGAGCGCCGCCCTCCTCGACATCCCGCCCCTCTTCTTCGAGCTCGCCGCGTTCTTCGTGGTCGTCGCGGGGGTGAAGTGGTGGAAGTTCGACAGGTACTTCTTCGCGGGGGTCCTCATGGGGCTCGCCGGGCTGGCCAAGGAGACGGCGATCTTCCCCCTGATGGGGCTCCTGACCTACATCCTCCTCTTCGGCGACGGGATCAGGCTGAGGAGGGTGTACTCGGTGCTGAAGGTGGCGCTGGTCGTTATAGTTGTGTTCTCGGTCGGGCTCCAGGCCTACGACTCGGCCCTGGCGTCCCAGTCATACCAGCTCTTCTCCCAGCAGATAGCCTACCTCCTCTCCTACGGGGCGAGCCTCACAGGAGGGTGCCCCTGGTCCTGCGGATGGACCAACACGGTCACCGGGGGGTACATCACCCCCTTCAACTGGGTCACCTACTACTCTCCCATCGGGTACTACCTGGTCTCCGTGACGGTCAACCCCGGCAACCTGCACTACGTGTCGGTGGGGTACTACGGGGTCACCAACCTGCTCGAGACCTGGACGATCTACGTCTGGGTCCCCCTCGCCGCGTACGCCCTCTACAGGCACCGCCGCAAGGAGAAGCAGCCCAGCCTCGACCAGTTCACAGCCGCGGAGGGGGCGGCCCCGCCCGCCGCTGAAGCGCCCCTCGCCGCGCAGGGGACCCCCGCAGACCTGAAATTCGCGGGGCTTGCCCTCACCATGTTCGCCTGGACGTTCCTGCCCTACATCGCGCTCTTCTTCGCAGGGAGGGTCACCTACCCCTTCTACATCATCGACGCGGTCCCGTTCATGGCGATGGGGACCGCCTACTGGCTGTCGAGGAAGTGGTTCCCGAAGTGGCTGGTGTGGGTGTACCTGGCGTTCGTCTTCGTCTTCTTCCTGGTGTACTTCCCGGACAAGGCGTTCCTCCCGGTCGGGCTGAGGGTGCTCCTCGGGCACTGA
- a CDS encoding amidohydrolase family protein produces MDLVVRNARVPDGGGTVDIGVEGGAIVAVKPSVPGRGETEIDAGGCLVLPSFVEPHVHLDKAFLAERMPESKTIQEARERIREAKKGFTAEDIAARARRALRLAVAGGVTFVRTHVDVDGTSGLTGVRALAKVKKEFEGVVDLQVVAFPQEGILRSPGVSELLARALEEGADLLGGIPETETSQESMDAHTDLVTKMSSELGVDVDCHCDVNPATAAVERFAERVGALGLGGRATASHLISLAYMDDARAAATIGLIRRAGLNVVTNPCTAMVSGFTKAPPLGRGVTRIKELLRAGVNVSYGLDNLVDPYNPFGDFDPLRNGWLLAYEGQLNSSEDFASVLRMDTYNAARTMRLEGYGLSPGGRADFNVLDAETPRECLRRRTVARFVVKKGAVLYENEVSSVPGPSAPASWSRPVP; encoded by the coding sequence ATGGACCTGGTCGTCAGGAACGCGCGCGTCCCGGACGGGGGAGGGACGGTCGACATCGGGGTCGAAGGGGGCGCCATAGTCGCGGTCAAGCCCTCGGTGCCGGGGAGAGGGGAGACGGAGATAGACGCCGGCGGCTGCCTGGTCCTCCCGTCTTTCGTCGAGCCGCACGTCCACCTGGACAAGGCGTTCCTGGCCGAGCGGATGCCCGAGTCCAAGACCATCCAGGAGGCGAGGGAGAGGATACGCGAGGCGAAGAAGGGGTTCACGGCCGAAGACATAGCCGCCCGGGCGCGCCGGGCCCTCCGCCTCGCCGTGGCCGGGGGGGTGACCTTCGTGAGGACCCACGTGGACGTCGACGGCACATCTGGGCTCACGGGGGTCAGGGCGCTCGCGAAGGTGAAGAAGGAGTTCGAAGGGGTCGTCGACCTTCAGGTCGTGGCCTTCCCCCAGGAGGGGATCCTGAGGTCCCCCGGGGTGTCCGAGCTGCTTGCCCGGGCCCTGGAAGAGGGGGCCGACCTCCTCGGAGGGATCCCGGAGACAGAGACGTCGCAGGAGTCCATGGACGCCCACACCGACCTCGTCACCAAGATGTCGTCGGAGCTGGGGGTCGACGTCGACTGCCACTGCGACGTCAATCCCGCCACCGCCGCGGTCGAGCGCTTCGCGGAGAGGGTGGGCGCCCTGGGGCTCGGAGGGAGGGCGACGGCTTCGCACCTCATCTCCCTCGCCTACATGGACGACGCCAGGGCCGCGGCGACCATCGGGCTGATCAGGAGAGCGGGGCTGAACGTGGTCACGAACCCCTGCACGGCCATGGTGAGCGGTTTCACGAAGGCGCCTCCCCTGGGGAGGGGGGTGACGAGGATCAAGGAGCTCCTCCGCGCGGGGGTCAACGTCTCGTACGGCCTCGACAACCTGGTCGACCCCTACAACCCGTTCGGCGACTTCGACCCGCTCCGCAACGGCTGGCTGCTCGCCTACGAGGGCCAGCTCAACTCGTCGGAAGACTTCGCGTCCGTCCTGAGGATGGACACGTACAACGCCGCCAGGACGATGCGCCTCGAGGGGTACGGCCTCTCGCCGGGGGGGAGGGCCGACTTCAACGTCCTGGACGCGGAGACGCCGAGGGAGTGCCTGCGGCGCAGGACGGTCGCCAGGTTCGTCGTCAAGAAGGGCGCCGTCCTCTACGAAAACGAGGTCAGCTCGGTCCCCGGGCCCTCGGCCCCCGCATCATGGAGCCGCCCGGTCCCGTGA